CAAGTTACGTGATTGTCTTCTTTTCGGCGTGATTTGACCCCGAGGGGTCAAAATGATGGGTCAAAGTACACGGAATCGTCTGCCGCCGGAGACGTCACATGCCGCAAATCGCACGCTCCCCGAACCACCTTTACCGCAGGCTCAATCCATTACTTTCACCACGTCATCCCGCATGACCTGCGGGACTCGTTGGACCGCTCCGAAGTCAGGATGTCTCTCCAGACCGGCTACTTGGCCGAGGCAAGACCCAAATACTGACCAAGATGAGGAACGGTGAACTCCCCATGGATGATTTCGACCAGATAAAAGTGTTCATGACTGACTGGCTCAAGCGTTTCCTGAAGGGAAATGAACTTTCACGCCGTTAACAGGGGTTCAAATCCCCTTGGGGACGCCAAGGAAAAGACCTTACGCCATGCGCGTAAGCGCCTTTTCCTTTTCACGTGCCACCCGCAAGTGTCATTTTTCCAGGATGAGCTTCCGACCGCATCGACCAGGTCCGCATCCAGGGCATCCGCCTGGAATACCTTCAAGCTCTCGTGCCATTCGGCGGTTCGACGCCGGTCTGGCTCACGCACACCTGGTGGAACCATTCGTGTCGGAGGCCGTGCAGGGTGCCCTGGCATCCTTGCCGGTCAGGCCGTGTTTCCCGGCAGCATAGTCCAAGGCGGTACAGCCATTCGCCCCTCATATGATCGGGCATGAGGTTGTCGAGGTCTTTCCGGTTTAAAGGCGTCACATATTTTCTTCATTAATCCAATTCCCTTACGAAAGTTTATTGATAAGGCTCAGTGTCCCTTGTATGGTCGCCATACTGTTGCCCGAACAAGGCTGGCCCCTTTTCCCCCTACATGGGATTGTGAATGAACCGCTTCAAACCGAACCTCCGCCCCGGCCCCCGTCCCGCGGCAGCCTTCCTGATCATTGCCGCGCTGCTCATCCTGGCCGCGTGCGTGCTTTCGGTGCGCCCCACGCCCCAGGCCGAGAGCGGGGTTCTCGACCTGAGTACCTATGACCCGGCCGCCCTCGGCCCGGCCGCCTTGGACGGCCAGTGGGAATTCTACTGGGACCGCCTGCTGAGTCCGAACGACTTCGCACCGAACGGAGATGCTCCCGGTACGACTGGCTACCTCGCCTTTCCGGGGACATGGCAGGGCTTCCGCCTTGACGGCAAAAAGCTGGACGGCACCGGCCAGGCCACCTTCCGCCTGCGTATCAAGCTCTGGCAACACGCCCGGCGGCTGGAGCTNAAAAAGCTGGACGGCACCGGCCAAGCCACCTTCCGCCTGCGTATCAAGCTCTGGCAACACGCCCGGCGGCTGGAGCTGCGTCTGTTCGACATCACCATGGCTTACAAGCTGTGGGCCGACGGCGAGCTCGTCGCGCAAAGCGGCACGGTGGGAACGGACGCGGAAACAGAAATCCCCCGCCGTTCACTGGTGCTGGCCGAGATCGAACCCAAGGGAAGCGACCTGGAGCTGGTGCTTCAGGTCTCCAACCACCATTTCCGCCAAGGCGGCGTGCTCGACAGCATAGAGATCGCCCCCCCCGGCCCGCTGCAAAGGGCTCAAAACCGGCACCGGGCCATATCCTTCCTTTTCGCAGGCTGCCTGATGATCGCGGCCGTGTACCACCTCTTTCTCTATTACAAGAACCGAAAGCTGCCGTCGGCCCTCTACTTCGGGATATACTGCCTGCTCATGTTGGGCTACTGCACCACTTCGAACACCTCGTTATGGGCCGCAAACCTGTTCCTCCCGCCGCTGCCCCCGGCCCTCGCGGAATATTTCCCGCTATTTTGCTATCTCGCCCTTGGCCCATTTCTCTACAGATTCTTCAAATCCCTCTACCCGCAGGAAATCCACACGATAGTCCAGCACATTGTCGATATCCGATTGGCGATCTTCGTCATCCTTCTCCCGTTCGCCCCGGACTACAACATCTCCCAATACATCGCCCTCGCCATGCTGGCGAGCGCACTCTACGGCATCTACTACGTCCAACGTCTCATGGTCTGCGTGTGGCGGGGGCGCAACGGCGCGGGACTGCTGCTCACGGGGTCCGTGGTCTTCCTGCTCACCAGCCTGAACGACACTCTGGCCCACGCCAAAATCATCAACAGCGTGTATCTCCTCGAACCGGGCATGCTCTTTCTTGTCGTCACCCAGTCGCTGGCGCTGGCCAAGCGGTTCACTCACGCCATGGAGGCCGAGGAAAAGCTCTCCGGGGAACTGGAGCGCAAGAACGCCTCGCTGTTAGCCGAAATCGAGAAACGAAACCGGCTGGAGCGCGCAATCGTCAACATTAGCGAGGAGGAACGCCGTCGCTTCAGCGTCGAGCTACATGACGGCCTATGTCAGCAGCTCGTCGGAGCGCGGCTGCACGCATCCATCCTGACCGATCAGCTTTCCGGCACCCAGGAAGGCAAAGCCATGGCCAGCCTGACGGCCATGCTCGAAGAAGCCTCCAACGATGCCTACCGCACCTCGCGCGGGCTCTGGCCCGTGGAGCATGATCCAGCGACGCCCGGTCCCTCGCTGGAGGACTTGGCGCGCACAATCGCCCGGGACACCGGCATTGCCGTGACCTTTGAAAACGACTGCCATTGCACCCAGTGTACCAACCCCAATGTGACCACCCTCTACCGCATCGCCCAGGAGGCATTGTCCAACGCGGTCAAACACGCCCGAGCGGGCGCGATCCGCATGCAGCTGCGCTGCCCCGAACAAGGCGGGATCGCACTCATAGTCCGCGATGACGGCATCGGCCGGGATGAGGCCGCGCGGCAAACACGCTCCAAGGGCGGACTGGGACTCAGCATCATGGCCCACCGTGCGGGCATGATCCAGGCGGACCTGCGGATCGAGGACGAATCGGGCCATGGCACCAAAGTGACCTGCATCGCCCCCTGCGTCGTGGCCGCAGCGCTCGACCAAAAATAAGAAGGCTTGGAAGCAAGCACTTCCAAGCCTTCGCCACAGGCGGGCGGAGAGGACCGACGAATCCGCAGGACAGCGGGTTCGGCCCACTCCGCCGCGCGCCTTTTTTACGGACGAGGGGGAACGGCACCCCCATTTTGCACGTTCTTCATGGATAACGGCGGGACAACCCCTGTCGCCGGAGCCGCTCCGGGCGTCGTCGCTGCGCCTGCGTTGGATTGGTCATATACCGGGACCGTGCTGACGCCCTCGTTCACTGCTGCCGGGCCGGAGTTGCTGTCGACATTCAAGAGCGTCGTGTCCTCCACGGTTCTCCGTTCGATGCCGCCAGCGGCATCGATATTCTCTCCGGAAGCGGCCTCGACGTCCGTGTTGACCAGCGTCGTCTTGCCACCGGCAGTGATGTTCAAGGCGCCATCGGCATTAATGGTCGCCCCCTCATTCCGGGTACTGCTTCCACCGCCTATGCCGACGTAACCGCTCGAAGTATTGTCCGTATCCTCGGCTGTGGATTTGAACACCCCGTTCTCCACCTTCCATTCGCTCGAAGTCACAGACTTGGCCCCGGCCGTACCGATCGACAGACCGTCGCCGGTCAGTTGGTCTGCCGTGCCGGTCTTGACCGCATCCGTCGTCTTGGTCGACGCACCGGCCTGCTTGGACTGCGTGGCGTTCGAAGGCGTCGCCGTCTTGCCCGCCGTCCCGGTCTTGACCGCATCCTTCGTCTTGGTCGACGCACCGGCCTGCTTGGACTGCGTGGCGCTCGACGGCGTCGCCGTCTTGCCCGCCGTCCCGGACTTGACCGCATCCTTCGGCTTGGTCGACGCACCGCCCTGCTTGGACTGCGTGGCGCTCGACGGCGTCGCCGTCTTGCCCGCCGTCCCGGACTTGACCGCATCCTTCGGCTTGGTCGACGCACCGCCCTGCTTGGACTGCGTGGCGCTCGACGGCGTCGCCGTCTTGCCCGCCGTCCCGGACTTGACCGCATCCTTCGGCTTGGTCGACGCACCGCCCTGCTTGGACTGCGTGGCGCTCGACGGCGTCGCCGTCTTGCCCGCCGTCCCGGACTTGACCGCATCCTTCGGCTTGGTCGACGCACCGGCCTGCTTGGACTGCGTGGCGTTCGAAGGCGTCGTCGTCTTGCCCGCCGTCCCGGTCTTGGCCGCATCCGTCGTCTTGGTCGACGCTCCGGCCTGCTTGGACTGCGTGGCGTTCGCAGGCGTCGTCGTCTTGCCCGCCGTCCCGGTCTTGACCGCAGCCTTCGTCTTGGTCGACGCACCGGCCTGCGTGGACTGCGTGGCGTTCGAAGGCGTCGCCGTCTTGCCCGCCGTCCCGGTCTTGACCGCAGCCTTCGTCTTGGTCGACGCACCGGCCTGCGTGGACTGCGTGGCGTTCGAAGGCGTCGCCGTCTTGCCCGCCGTGCCGGTCTTGGCCGCATCCGTCGTCTTGGTCGACGTGCCGGTTTTAGCCGCATCCGTCGTCTTCGCCGTCGTTTGAGACGACTTGGCCGGGATCGGCTTTTCGATTTTCTTGTTGACGGAACCGGCTATCGTTATGCCGAAACCGGATTCTGTATTCTTCGTGGCGGTAATATTCACATCGTCCTTAGCCGCAATACCGACATCGCCCGAGCTGGTCATATTGGTTCCCACCAGGTTCACGTCACCGCCCGAAGCATTGATCTCAATTCCACCGGCTCCCGCAGAAACGCTGCCTGCCTGCTGAACCGTCTGGTTCTTCTTTCGGAACTGAATACCGGCCGTAGCTGCTTCTTCCGTTACCGCAGTGGAAACGGTTGCACCGTCAGCCTGCGCGTTCGGCGACGCAACCGGCGGCGTCGTGGCTTGCCCTTTGTCCGCGCCTGTGCCGCTTACAGCCTGCTTGGCCTTGAGTTGCTGCATCACGGTACCATGCTTATCCTGCCAGGTCGCCAAGTCCTCGTTGCTCTGCGCGCTTCCGTCAGAACCTTGCGTGCCGCCGGTTCCGGTCTTGGCCGCAGGTGTCTGCGGTGTCGTTTTAGTGGTTTTATTTGTTTTTGATGCAGAAGTGGAAAGCGCAACGCCAACGGCCGAGGACTTGGAGGTGCTTTCAGCCGCCTCGAAGTTCACATCGCCCCCGGCATTGATACTGGCTTTATTCCCTGCGGCCAGATCGGTACCTTCAAGGTTGACGTCCTTACCGCTGTTTATGACGAGGTTGCCGCCGGAAGAAAGGCTTCCAGCCGCTGCCGTGGATTCCTCGGCCTTGCTATGACCCACCTCCGCAGTGACATCAACGGATTTGCCATCGGAGGTTCCCTGAGCGTTCGAGGATTTTGACGTCCCGACGCCCAATCCCGCACGGACACTTGTGGATTTGCTCTCGGAGGTACTGTGGGCTGCATTAATGGCGACACCTTCCGCACCGCTGATGGTCGCATCACCGCCGGCCGCCATATTGGTGCCTTCCAGCGTGACGGCTTTGCCTGCGTTCAAAGTCAGGTTGCCTCCAGTTGCGATGCTGCCTGCGGTGGCGGTTACGGAAGAGGCGGTTTCCTTGCTATAGCCACCCGCAACCTTGGCGTCCACGTTCGACTTTCCCGATCCTCCACCTGCGGAATCTCCTACATTAACAGACGCGCTGGCGTCATACGAGGTTGTGCTGGAGCTCGCAGTGTCTTTGGCGGCGTCGAAGGCAATACTGCCACCGGCATCAATGGCTGTGTCGCCTGTGGAGGAAAGATTGGTCCCTTCCAAGCGGGTATCGCCTTTTGTTTTAATAGTAATGTTGCCGCCGGAACTGATGCCGCCGGCAACGGCGGTGGTGGAGTTTGCACTTGTGTCCGTTTTGCTCGTGCCGCCGGAGACGCTTGCCTCAAACCCCTTACCCGAGCCTCGCGTGAGGCCTGCACTCATGGCAGCATTGACGTTACTGTCGGATGAGGACGAGGTTTCAGTATTCTCCGCAGCCTTGAAATCCAGGGAACCCGCTTCAAGTGCCACTCCTTGGCCCCCGCTGAGCTGCGTTCCTTCCAAGGTGGTCTTTCCGGAAGTCACGCTCGTAATCTTTCCGCCGGTCTTGATGGTGGAAACAACAGCCTCGCTGGATGCGGACGCACTCTTGTTGTCGTCTCTGCTGTAGCTGGCCTTGATGCCTGCGCCAACCTTGGCTGTCGCTTTAGCTCCAGCGCCCGCTTCTGCCCCGCCCGCATCTAGACCGACTCCTGCGCTGGCCGTGACGCCCGCATCGGCCTTGGCATATACGCCTATTTTGGCGGTATCGGATGTGCTTGTGCTTGTCTTGTAGCTGGTATTGGCCGCAGCCCGGCTGTCGTAAGTCTTGGCTGTCTGGCTGAAATCGCCGCCCGCTTCGATGGCGGTGCCGACATCGGTGATGCCGTTCTCTGCGGTACGGGCAATGGACCCGGAGCCGGAAGTAATGGAAGACACCCGGGCGGTGGTGCTCCCTTCAGCACTCGTGGTCTTTGAAACCTTTTGTTGTACCCCAACGGACAATTCGGCCTTGACGCTTCCCGAAGCACTCACTCCCGCATTGGCGCCGAGACCAGCATTGGCCGAGGCAGAGGTTTGAGCCTTGGCGCTTGCTTTGCCGTCAATATACAGACCGGAGCTCGTTTTGGTCGTCGAAGAGGTGCTCGTATGGCTATCCTCTGCGGCCAGGAAAGACATATCCTTTGCCGTAATATCCACGCCTGTCTCACCGCTCAGGTCGGAGCCCTGCACGACGAGATCCTTTTTGGAATTGATCGTAAGATTGCCGCCGCTGGCGAGCGTTGTTCCCTTATTGACAATATCGGTCGTCGTGTCCGTCGTGGTCTTGGTACGGAGAAGGTCGATACTCGTGCTGGAGTTCGCGTTGGCGGTTGCCGTAGCATTAGCACCGGCGTTGGCGCTTCCGGTTTTGGCATTTGCGCTGGCTCCGGCCGTCGCCTCGGCATCGGCCGAATTGGTCGTGCTCGCGTAAAGACCAACCTTGACCGTAGTGGTTTTGCTGGTAGCAACGTGGGTGTCTTGTGCCGCAAGGATATTCACGTTTTCGCCGGAGAGATTGGCGTCCCCGCCGGTTGTCACCTCTGCACCCCGCAGCGTGACGTCGCTCTTGCCCGTGAGGGTGAGATTTTTGTTTGCGTTAATCTGAGACGCCACGGCAGTCGTAGATTTATCTAACGAATCCGTGGTCGTGGTTTTCAGCAAATCGATCCCGCCGGCATCATTGGTGGCTGATGTCGAGGCACTCGCCTGGACTTTTCCCGAAGTGTCGACCGAAGCGTCCGTTGATGAGGATTTCGTATCACCGTCTCCACCGGAGAAAGAAAGAATACTGATCTTTTCAATGTGTGTCTTCGTGCTCGCCGTATCGCGAGCTTCCAGAACATTTAGATCCGTCCCGGCAATAGTAACATCGCCTTTGGCGTTCAGCTTGGCGCCCTGAAGCGTGGCCGTTTTTTCGGCGGACAGGTTCATGTCGTTGCCGGTAGAAACGGTCGAACCAACGGCCTTGGTCTGCTGGCGCTCCGTAGTTTTCGTTTCCTTACCATACAAGCCGCCAGAGACAAAAAGACCTGATTTGGTCTTAGTAGTAGCCACTCCCTTGCTGTTGTTACGAGCCAGGATATTGATATCTTCCCCGGCGTCCAGATCCGCGTTGCCGCCAGCCTTGATGGAGGAACCGGCCACGGTGATGTCCTTCTTGGCCGTCACCGTCAAATTGCCTCCGCTGGAAAGCGTGGAGCCTATCTGTTTCGTTCTGGTGTACGTGGTATCGGTGTTTTTGGAATGCGTATGCGCTGCTGCCCCCCGCTGCATGGTATCCAGAACCACGCTATTGCCCGCGGTCAGATCGGCATTGCCCTCAGCGGCAATATTGGCCCCCAAGTTTGTAATATTCTTTGCCGCATCGAGTTTCAGATCTCCGGTGGAAACGATGCTCCCCGTTTTACCCATGGTCGTCGAGCCGGGGTGCATGACCAAGGTCTTGTTGAGGATGCTGCCGTCAGTGGAGGACAGGGCCACATCGTCGCCTGAAATGGTGCCGCTGGTATTGGTGATGTCACCTTTCGTGGTGACGTTCAACGTGTTGGCTGAAATGGAGCCGCCCGTGTTGGTCAGTGACTTCAGGTTGAGATTGGCAGTCGTTGCGGAGATATTTGTCCCGTCGCTCGAGGCGAACATCTGTTTGGTCGAAGCCGCCAGATAGACCACCGGCGCCAGCACTTTCTGACCATCGACAACGGTCTCCACCATCCAGAGCATGTCTTCCGTGAGTAAAGATTGCTGATACGCACTCAGCTTCGTGCCCATTTTCAGACCGAGCGTTCCCGCCTGATTGGCAGCGCTATCCATGAGACCTTGCATCTGCTCTTTTTCGTTGGAATATTCCGGGAGGAGATTGCCACCTGTCTTGGAGGCCAACTGTTGACCTACGAGATATGTCTCATAACCTGCATCGCCCAAACGCTTGAGCACTTCATCGGAATCGAAGTTGTTTTTCGCAAGAAGATACTCACTGCCCAGGAAGTTATCAATATCGGCGTACAAAGGATTGGATTCTACCAGATAACTGGCATTTGAACTCTTATTGGTGACGAACATGCCATTGGGGTTAGTGGGCAGATTCAGCGTCAAGCCGAGAAAAGTCGTTCCTGTTGCCGTCAGAGCGGCAGGAGAGCCGGTGCTTGGCGAACCGCTGTTCGCCAGTGAAACATTGTCAACGTAGAGATTTTCGGCCCTGATGTATGCTTTTTGTATAGTAGTTGGCAGTACCGTGACGTCTTCACTCGCATACTGATCTGGTTTATCATCGTCCTCATAGTCCAATTTGATCTCTTCAGTTCTCTTTCTATTAAGTACTATATCGGTATTGTCGAAGGATGACCCTGAATTCCCAATAATTTTTACGTTATTGCCGGAAATTGAACTTCCTAAATTGAGACCGGAATCAAATCCCTGAATGGTTACCGTTCCTTCGCCTCCGCCATTGATATGCGGTGTAAACGCAGGGGGGCCTCCAAGAAAATATTCAGATACATAGAATACTATACGATAATAATCGGCATGATCCTTATTATAAAGAAATGTGCTTGTACGATCCTCTTGATAATTATTGTAAGACCGTATAGCGCCATTCTGGACCTGATTCTTGAATTTTTTCGCTGTAATTGTAATGTTATTTGCCGCATCAATGTAGCTGCTATTAATAAAACTGTTAGCAGTAATTGTTGTATCATGTCCAGAACCAATGGTTGCAAGAGGTGTTTGCGGTGTGGAATCATTATTGAATGTTTGGCTTGCTGAAGCTATCAGATCGTTCCCGGCATACAGTGCTCCTGCGTTTGTTAGGCTGCCTTGCGAACTGGCGATCAAATTATGCGCAGCAGAGATACCTCCGGTAGACTCGTTTTGGAAAAAACGGGCCTGTATATCAAGATCATAGCCGGAATAAAGCATGCCATAGTTAATAAAATTAGAAGAGACAACGATATTACCTGCACCCGACCCCGAAGTGGCGGCCAAAATACGTGAAGTCGAATCCCCCGTTCCACCAACAGTCAGCCCGGACGTCACCGTCACGTCCATGTCCCCGGTACTTTCCATGGAACCGCCGTCGGTGACTCTCAGCTTTCCGGTTCCCATGTGCATAGAACCGCTCAACAGGTTGCCCGTATTGTCGACGGATCCGCTGTTTGCGGTCGTCTTGCCTCCGACATCAAGCAAACCGTAGGCGTGCATGGAGCCGCTGTTACGGAAGTCACCGTCAACACGCACGAGGATATCGCCGGCGTCTGCCGTCATAATTCCTGCGTTGATCAGATCGGTGCCGGCAAAGAGGCTGATATCTCCTGCGGCGCTCTGTACGCCCTGCCTGACTCCTGCGTCGAAGGTCATGCTCCCGGTGGCTGCTGTCAGGTCCATATTGCCCGTAGACTTGAGTGCGGCGTTACCGAAAAAGAGGTCTCCGCCCGTGGCGGTCACTCCCATGGAACCGCCTGAATTCAGGGTGGACAGAGAGGAAGCGCCGACAGCAAGACTCTGGGTGAGCAGGGAAAAAACGGAACCTGCGCCATAGTAGACACCGTCAAGATTCCATGCGGCGGAACCGATGAGACTGACCGCGTAGCCGTACCGTTTGTTGGCATCGGTAATATCTGCCGTAGCGGACGCCGTGTCGGTCAATGTCCCAAGATTGTAAATGAGACCACTCTCGGCCTTGATACCACCGCCAGTAAGCATGGCACCGCCGTTGGTGGCTGTCAGGCTGAGGTTGTGTCCGGCGGAAAGGTTGGCGTCAATCGCCTTTACGGCATCAGCCCCGGCATCTGTACTGGTGATGCTCAAATCACGCTTGGCCGAAAGCCGGCTGGCGATCTCGATCTTGCCGGAGGATGTAATGACAAAATCCTGGGCCGTGGCTGCAGCCTCACCCTGCATGCGGACGCCAACGCCCGTCTCAGTGGCCTTCATGTTGATGAGGTTCGCATACATGCCGCCCAACGCGCTGGAATCAATGGCCCAAGTCGGGGCTGCTTCCGCTGCATCGGAGGCGATGGCACGGGTCTCGCCGGTCTCATGATTCCAATGATTCGAACCCGCCACCATGTTCAGGGTCTGCGCATTGACCTGTCCCTGAACGGCGATCTTGCGGGAAACGAGATTGAGAACCTGCTGAGCGCTCGCGTTGATGCCGGTACCCGTAATGAGGATATCCCCGCCGCGCACGTCGAAGCCGTTGAGCACGCCGCCCGTCATGTCGGGCGTCCCGGTAACGAGGCTGGCCTTATCCGTATTGAGGAAGCCGCCGCCGCTGCTGGTGATGCCGAAGGGGTTGGCGATGATGACATCGGCCTTGCCACCCAGGACTTCGGTAAAACCGTTCAGGTAGGTGCGGCTGTTCCCTGTCACTTCATTAAGGATGATGCGCGCCTGATGGCCAGCGGCAAGATTCGCGTTGCCCGCGACCTGCCCGGCCAGCTGGGACCGTCGATAGGCCTGGCTCATGTCTCCGTTATTCAGCACCAGCCCATGTGCATCGACGTTATAGCTCGTGAAGGCGTTATGCGACAAGCCGGAGCTGTTAGGCGCGGCGATGTTGACCACGGGCACGCCGTTCCCTGCAGGCGTGACAGTCGTATTCGTCGCCCCGGAGGGAACCGGGTCCGCCGCCAGGACCATCTGAGGCGGGCACAGGAGCAGGAGACACAAGAGCCAGACCAGTGATCTGAATCCGAGTTCCATGCACTGTTCACCCATCTTGCGCGTCATGATTTTTCGCATTGTAGCGTGCCGCATCGTCGTAAACATAAGAGGCTCCTTAAAAGCTCACGGTTATAGCCGCAGAGAATTGCACCGGTTCCCGCTCAATGGCGGTCGGGACGGCTATGGACTTCGCAGCGGACAACTCGCCCGACAGGTATTTGCCGGCAAAACGAATTCCGAGCGCCGCACCCGAAAGTTCGGCGTCGTTGGTGGTCTTGAATTGTTCTATCCGGCCCATGTCGAAGCCGATGTACGGCCTCAGCGTGACGCCGATGTACGGGAGCGGGGGCAACGACGTGGAGATTTCGTTGCGGACGTACAGGGCGCGATCACCTGACAGGCTGTTCCGGTTGAAGCCGCGCACGGTGTAGAAACTACCGACCGTCAATTGCTCCGACCCATACAACGGCACCAGCGCGTACTGCCCGAAAAGCTGGCTGCTGAAGACAAGGTCCTGGGTCAGAACCTCGAAAGGGACGGTCACACCGGCGGAATATCTGAATTTTGCTCCTTGAGCTCGCGGCGAGGAGGTCGGCGCATCGCCTTGGTCCCTGAGCGCGCCGAATTCCATGAGTCCCTTGCTCCATCCCAGCCCGCCGTTGAGGATGAACCCGGAAAAGCGGGAAAACCAATTGACGTCCACATCCAGAGTGGCCAGCTTGCGGCTTGAAATCTTCAAAAACTCACCATCGAGATAGTTCCTTGAGTTCTTGGTATTAAGGGCGACGAGCGTGGACAGTTTCTGGTTCTGATCGCGGTAGGCGACCCAATCCAGTTCACCCCGAAAGGTCTCGTTCGTACCTCTGGCGACGAGGGTCCTGGAGCTGGTTTTTACGGGAGAGCGGTAGCTGGAGTTGCTGTAGAAAAGCTGGACCCCGTAATAGCCGAACGGCACGGAGTAGTAGAGGCTGTCGGAATTGGAATCACGGAACCTCGCATCCTCGAAAAGCGTTTCCCGGTGCGTATAGTTCAGGTAATCATTGAGGAATAGCGGATGGTCCACGCCTGCGGTCACGGCTCCCTGATGGCGACCCGTCGAAAGACCGCCCAGATTGTCCAGGGTGCCAGAGATAAACAGGGGCAGAGATGGGGTGTTGGTGATGGTGACGACGCTGGCGCCCGCTTCCGCTCCAGGGCTTATTTCCATGGTGGCGCTGTTGGATTGCAGACGGTTGATCTGATCCAACCCCTGCTCGATATCCCTCAAATTGAGCGGCTTCCCCGGAACAAACGGAAACGCCGTGGAGAGATTCACGCTCCTTTTGTCGCCGTCCTTGAGGATGAGCCGCTCGACCTTGCCTTCGACGATGAGGATCTCAAGCCGCCCATTGGTCAGGTCCTGCGCCTGCACATACGGCCGCACGGCAATATACCCGCGATCCATGTAGGCCTTCAGTATCTCACTAAGGAGCTTCTCTATATCTTCCACGTAGAGGCATTTGTTCAGGTAGGGAGCCGTCAAGGACTTGGTGACGCTCTCCGGCAGAAGCGTAACCCCGGTAAGCTCTATTTCCTGAATATCCCTGCACATGCCGCTCTTTTGCAGGCTCGGAGCCGGGACCTCCGGTACCGCCTGAGGCGTCGTTTCCTTCCCGCGATTGGAATCCTTAAGCAGTTGCTGCTTCATGCGCTCCTGCTGTTCGTTCTGAATGCGCTGGGCCTCGCGGTTGGCGGCCTCAATCTCGGCCGGAGTAACGGACCAGGCCGGAGCGGCAAGCGACATCACGCAGCAGACAAGCAGGGCCGCAACAGACGCATTTCCAGACAACCTGCTGAAACAAATAGAGAGAAACTTGAACATATAGTGGCACCCGCGCAGGACAAAACGTGTTGAATGGCTTCGAATAAAAACGGATAGAGCCTTTTCGAAACATTAATGTCTGCATATAACCGATGACAGGTTTCAGGTCTGTAAGGGGATTCCCCTACAAGGTACACTTTTTTTACAACAATCCGGTTTTATTCATGAATTCATCGACCAAGGCCACCTTGCAATCCCGATGCTTCGATGCTAACTGCTCAAGCCGGTTCTGTTTAAACAGTCCGTGTCGAGAGTTGACGAAGCGCATCAATGCCTTTTCGTCCCCTGCCCTTCACCAACGTTCCAACAGCGGACCGGGTCATTCCCTGTGCCGGGCGAGGGGTGCGCGATTTCTTGACTGAAGCCGCG
This Desulfovibrio sp. Huiquan2017 DNA region includes the following protein-coding sequences:
- a CDS encoding ShlB/FhaC/HecB family hemolysin secretion/activation protein, giving the protein MFKFLSICFSRLSGNASVAALLVCCVMSLAAPAWSVTPAEIEAANREAQRIQNEQQERMKQQLLKDSNRGKETTPQAVPEVPAPSLQKSGMCRDIQEIELTGVTLLPESVTKSLTAPYLNKCLYVEDIEKLLSEILKAYMDRGYIAVRPYVQAQDLTNGRLEILIVEGKVERLILKDGDKRSVNLSTAFPFVPGKPLNLRDIEQGLDQINRLQSNSATMEISPGAEAGASVVTITNTPSLPLFISGTLDNLGGLSTGRHQGAVTAGVDHPLFLNDYLNYTHRETLFEDARFRDSNSDSLYYSVPFGYYGVQLFYSNSSYRSPVKTSSRTLVARGTNETFRGELDWVAYRDQNQKLSTLVALNTKNSRNYLDGEFLKISSRKLATLDVDVNWFSRFSGFILNGGLGWSKGLMEFGALRDQGDAPTSSPRAQGAKFRYSAGVTVPFEVLTQDLVFSSQLFGQYALVPLYGSEQLTVGSFYTVRGFNRNSLSGDRALYVRNEISTSLPPLPYIGVTLRPYIGFDMGRIEQFKTTNDAELSGAALGIRFAGKYLSGELSAAKSIAVPTAIEREPVQFSAAITVSF